The following coding sequences lie in one Spinacia oleracea cultivar Varoflay chromosome 1, BTI_SOV_V1, whole genome shotgun sequence genomic window:
- the LOC110794307 gene encoding 40S ribosomal protein S19-1, protein MNKAGDRLFARIRPDPYDTIRSIAKPNECVLFKNPKQNPKIDSFANNIRPLTSSAAAEREKERTTMEGGKTVKDVSPHDFVKAYAAHLKRSGKMELPHWTDIVKTGKLKELAPYDPDWYYTRAASMARKIYLRGGLGVGGFRRIYGGNQRNGSRPRHFCKSSGSVARHILQQLEAVKIVEIDPKGGRKITSSGQRDLDQVAGRIGVEV, encoded by the exons ATGAACAAGGCGGGTGATAGACTTTTTGCCAGGATCCGGCCTGATCCATATGATACCATAAGGTCCATAGCAAAACCCAATGAATGTGTCTTATTTAAAAACCCaaaacaaaaccctaaaatcGACTCCTTTGCCAACAACATTCGCCCCCTCACTTCTTCTGCAGCAgctgagagagagaaagagagaacaACAATGGAGGGTGGGAAAACAGTGAAAGATGTGTCTCCTCACGATTTCGTCAAAGCTTATGCTGCTCATCTTAAGCGCTCCGGCAAG ATGGAGTTGCCTCACTGGACTGACATTGTCAAGACTGGTAAGCTCAAGGAACTCGCTCCATACGACCCTGACTGGTATTACACCAGAGCTG CTTCTATGGCAAGGAAGATCTACTTGAGGGGTGGACTTGGAGTTGGTGGCTTTAGGAGGATTTATGGAGGAAACCAGAGAAATGGTAGTCGCCCTCGTCACTTCTGCAAGAGCAGTGGTTCTGTTGCCCGTCACATTTTGCAGCAATTAGAGGCAGTGAAAATTGTTGAAATTGATCCTAAAGG GGGAAGGAAGATCACATCAAGCGGCCAACGAGATCTTGACCAAGTTGCTGGCAGAATTGGTGTTGAGGTGTAA